Genomic segment of candidate division KSB1 bacterium:
GGCAGCCGTGACAGCCGAAGTTGCGAACAATTGCCTTTCCTTCTGCGATGAGTTCAGGCGAATCGAGTGCAGACTTGTCAAGTTGACTCGCCGGCGGGTTGGCTTCTTTTTGGGTCATCAGAAAGGCAACAATATCGCGGGCCTCGGAATCAGTTAAACGTAAGTTCGGCATCGTTGTGCCGGGATAGTATTGCTTTGGATTTTTAATCCAGGAGTAAAGCCAATCGCGGTTTACTTTGCTGGCAATTTTGGTGAGTTCCGGAGCGATATCATAAGAAACATCTGTCACCCGGACTGCTCGATCCTCTTCGGTCACCACATGGCACCCCTTGCAGCCAATGTCTTCCATAAGTTTTGCACCGCGGCTTGCGGAGCCACCGGCAGGTGCCTTCGGAAGTTTATAATTGCCGCCTTTGGCGAGATCATTTAAGAACGCTGTGACGGCAGTTGCTTCTTCATGAGAGAGTTGTGGATTCGGCATCCGGGTGTGCTTTCTAAAGGATTTATTATCTTTAACCCAGCGGTAGAGAAAGTCTGCAGTGGTTTTTTGGGTGATATCGTTCAAAGGTGGCCCAATTTTGCGGGCCTTTTCAAAACCAGCGATATCGTGACAGGCATAGCAGCCGAGATCGAAAACCATGCGTTTGGCCTTTGTCAGCCGGGGCGCATGCTCCACTTTCATCTCGCTGCTGTGGCATTTGTTGCAGCCCGCTTCCACAAAATCATCATTCAGCAGCGGATATTCCCAGTGTTTCACGAATCCATGAGAATAGGGTAACCGTAGCGCTTCTCCTTGACCATCGTGACACGGCGTGCAGCCAAAACGGTTAATCGGGTGCGGTTTCAGAAGTGCCTCACGATTCGGGTGGGTTTTGAAGACTGCCGGATAGTCATCATATCCACCTTTGTCTATGTTGACGTGACAGCTCGTGCAGCGATCGACCTGGTCAAGAAAGGCTTGAAAATTTCCACGCACAAAGTCGGCCAGCACGAATTGATCGATTTTGATTTTGCGGTCCTTAATTCCATCTATTTTATCATTTAAATCAACAATGGGTGCCCGCAGTTTTTCCATTTCTGTTTGCAGGCTATCAACAGTCGCGCGATGCCGGGTGATGCGGTTTTCGACTTCGCTTTTCTTCGCCTCGGCATTGTCCCAATCAATTTTGAGGGTTGCCACTTCCTGATCTAACTTATCTAAATCAGGCCGGATTTTTTGAGCTTCATCATCATGCCCCTCATGTTCTGCATGTTTGTACTCGTACCAAATGGCATCGTATTCACTCTTTGCAAAACGATAGTTCTGCATAGCATCTTCGATTTCATCCTGCGCAACATTTAATTCAGCCTGAACTTGTTGGTAGGCTTCACCTGCAAGAGTCGCTTGAGCTTCTTTGAGCTGCTGTTTGAAGGATTCATACATAGGGGCTTGTTTCGCTTCGAAATCAGCTTCGGCGGCATCGAGCTCTATTCTAACCTTGCTCTCTTCCAGCTGGTTCAGTTCCATTTGGTAGCGCTGCCAGGGCGACCGTTCGCGGATCATGTCCCAGATGGCCCAGAAAGTAGATATAGCAAGCAAACCAGCAAGAATAAAATAGATAAGACCGTAGTCTCGTTCTTCAAGAGGAGTATCCGAGCGTTTAGACAATTCTTCCTCCTTCGTTTTTTTGATTAGTATCTTTCACAATGTTTCAATGGGGAAAATGACTTAATAACAGCGAAGCGAATGACACTAAATGTCATTAAGTCATTATAGGTCATTTACTTTCAGCGTCATTAAGAACAATACTTCGGCAAAATTAAATATTAAACCAGGGTGTCACCCAAATATATTTGATATTAAATGTCCACCTGAGAATCATTTTTATGGGTAAGCTCATCATGCTTAGAAACAGAAATATTAAAATCCCGAACCTGACCGGGCCCAGCTTTTTTAAAAATTCGGTATTTTTTTTCCAAAAATAATAGATGGCCCCGAGAGAAAAATAGGCGGTTACAACAAAGCCTCCGAAAAAGAATGCCCCCAGCGAGCTGCGAATGCCAAAAAACTGGTGAAGATCGACATTGGTCATGGCGACAACTTTATGTGGGTCCCATCTATCCCAGGGCATAAAAAAGTTCCACCCCGGGCCGCGTAAAAATGTGCCAACGAAAGTCATCATGAGCCACAAAGCAAAAAAACCAAACACAAAAGTAGAGATGGCGAATTTTCTTTGCTGCCAGGTGTAGTAACCGTTGCCTTTTGAATTTTTATCGATGTAAGGAATGGCCATTAAGCCGACGATAATGAGCGTAGGGAAAACCACGCCGGCCAGCCAGGGATCGAAGTAAACCAGCATTTCCTGAAGTCCCAAAAAGTACCAGGGCGCTTTGGAAGGATTCGGGGTTTTGGTTGGATTGGCGGGTTGCTCCAGCGGCGCATCGAGGGCGACAGACCAGACGGTCAAAATGACCATAATCAGAATTGCGCATAAAAATTCATTGCGTGTCAGCAGAGGCCAGGTGAAAATCCGATCTTTGCCTTCTGCTTGTAGTTCGCTATATTTTCCATCGGCGATTAAGCGATCGTTAGCTGTCGCCTGTTTGAATGCCAGCCAGGAGTAAAAGGCAAACAAAGGTATCATCATTACAATGGGAACATTATCCGCTTTGCCGATAATAAGCCACAGATTATCCATGGTTCTCCTCAGGGTTTACTTTAAGTGCCAATTATTTATTTTGTGCAAAACCCGCTAAATGACAGCCTGGGTAATGGCCGTTAATGATACCCCGGAATTGGGTCAGAGCTTATTAAGTTACAGCGGCCCTGAAATACCGCCATCCTTCCTGACCCGCCAAAAATGTACGCCTATAAATATAGCTAAAAACAACGGAAAAAACACACAATGCAGCACATAAAATCTCAACAGTGT
This window contains:
- a CDS encoding c-type cytochrome, with protein sequence MSKRSDTPLEERDYGLIYFILAGLLAISTFWAIWDMIRERSPWQRYQMELNQLEESKVRIELDAAEADFEAKQAPMYESFKQQLKEAQATLAGEAYQQVQAELNVAQDEIEDAMQNYRFAKSEYDAIWYEYKHAEHEGHDDEAQKIRPDLDKLDQEVATLKIDWDNAEAKKSEVENRITRHRATVDSLQTEMEKLRAPIVDLNDKIDGIKDRKIKIDQFVLADFVRGNFQAFLDQVDRCTSCHVNIDKGGYDDYPAVFKTHPNREALLKPHPINRFGCTPCHDGQGEALRLPYSHGFVKHWEYPLLNDDFVEAGCNKCHSSEMKVEHAPRLTKAKRMVFDLGCYACHDIAGFEKARKIGPPLNDITQKTTADFLYRWVKDNKSFRKHTRMPNPQLSHEEATAVTAFLNDLAKGGNYKLPKAPAGGSASRGAKLMEDIGCKGCHVVTEEDRAVRVTDVSYDIAPELTKIASKVNRDWLYSWIKNPKQYYPGTTMPNLRLTDSEARDIVAFLMTQKEANPPASQLDKSALDSPELIAEGKAIVRNFGCHGCHEIAGMEKEGKVSVSLNEFGGKTHDELFYGDALANGSVAEETWDDWTLGKMKNSRLYATEAVIQRMPTFAFNDEDATTLTLLLKSWDGRKIGAKYKYDGGRLGDALEKGRRLVRQYNCVGCHIIEGEGGYIRPTIVEAFKKQGRGEDEAISFAPPDLIGEGKKVQPDWLFDFLKNPTTEIRPWLNVRMPTFDFSNEEVTTLIEYFQALEGMIEPFQEADIQLTRTETRAAEKLFSTDYLSCFSCHQVGSKKPEGPPDGWAPDFLLAPERLNPDWVYDWIANPQALQPGTKMPAFYPDSYPQDILNGDADKQIEALTDYIMNIRKFASRL
- a CDS encoding cytochrome C — encoded protein: MDNLWLIIGKADNVPIVMMIPLFAFYSWLAFKQATANDRLIADGKYSELQAEGKDRIFTWPLLTRNEFLCAILIMVILTVWSVALDAPLEQPANPTKTPNPSKAPWYFLGLQEMLVYFDPWLAGVVFPTLIIVGLMAIPYIDKNSKGNGYYTWQQRKFAISTFVFGFFALWLMMTFVGTFLRGPGWNFFMPWDRWDPHKVVAMTNVDLHQFFGIRSSLGAFFFGGFVVTAYFSLGAIYYFWKKNTEFLKKLGPVRFGILIFLFLSMMSLPIKMILRWTFNIKYIWVTPWFNI